The genomic region CGCTGGAGCCGTACTTCTCGCGCCGCTTCTTCAGCTCATCGAGCTTCGCCGCGATGAAGGAGTCGCTCCTCTTGGAGAGAACCTGGGTCACCATCAGCTTCTTCAGGTCGCTGAAGAGTTGCGCGCTGCCGGTAAGAAGGCGCGCGTCCAGAAGCGCCGTCTTCACGGTGAGATCCCCCCCCGCCATCTCGACGCAGTCTGATAGCGTGCGCACCGAGTACCCGACGTCCAGGCGCAGGTCCCAGAGGAAGTAGAGCAGGCGGTTGGCCGCCTCCTCCACCACCTTCGACTCCTTGCCGCTGTAGAGAAACATCAGGTCGAGGTCCGAGTAAGGGTTCAGCTCGCGCCGCCCGTACCCACCGACCGCCACCAGGGCAAGCTGACCGGACTTGTGCATCTGCAGGTCGTCGGAGAGCGCCGAGAAGAGCCGGATCACCAGGGCGTCGGTCATCGCCGTGATCGACTGCACCACCGAGATGCCGTCCTCCCCTTCGCGGTGCCCGCGCTTGGCCTCCTCCCGGAAGTGCTCGAGGAATTCCCTGGCCGCGGCGAAGTAGGCTCCGCGCTTCTCCTCGAAGCCCTTGCCGTCGCCTTTGTGCGACTCGGAGAGGTATGCGTTGATGTTGAGCCGCATCACTCTTCCTTGGCGATCCGGACCACCTGCAACACCCCCGGGAAAGCCGCTATCTTCGCCTCCGGTATGCTCTCCGTGTCGCCGATCACGCCGATGATGACGCGGTTGGCGCCGGTGGATTGATGTATATCGAAACCTCGGTCGATAAGGTACGCCTTGATGGTATCCTGGGCCCCTTCGTCGGCCGTCTTGCGCATTACTATCAGCACCTTGAACCCCTCCCTGTTGCCTCAGTGATCCCCAACGGTCTTGATGCGCTCCAGGCGGCGCGACTCGTCGACCACCCTCTCGAAGAGACGCACGATGGCCTGGTCGTCCAGGGGACCGGTGTTTTCAGCGCTCATCCTGGTGAAGATGCGCTTTTCCCGCGCAGGGTCGTAGACCGGCAGATCGAGCCCCTTCTTGATTTCCCCGATTTTCAGGGCCAGCGACGCCCGCTCGTTGAAGATGCGCAGCAGCTCGCTGTCCAGCCGGTCTATCTCTTCCCTGATCTCGTCTATGGTCATGTCTGCCTCAGAACTGCTTCTTCACGAAGGTGTCGCGCTTCCAGTTCACGTCGTCCACGTCCGGATGGTCGATGTTGTAGTTGAGCCCGCGGGACTCCTTCCTCATCTGGGCGCAGGTGACGATGAGCTGGGCCACGGTGGCGATGTTCCTGAGTTCGATCAGGTCCGAGGTGACGATGAAGTTCCAGTAGTATTCCTCGATCTCGTCCTGGATAAGCTCGATGCGGTGCATGGCGCGCGCAAGCCTCTTGTCGCTTCTCACGATCCCCACGTAGTTCGACATGAAGCGCCTGATCTCGTCCCAGTTCTGGGAGACCACGACCATCTCGTCGGAATTCGTGGCGGTGCCGCTGTCCCACTCGGGGATGGGGTAGGAGTGAAAGTCCCCACCCTTCAGGACCTCGACCGCGTGGTGGAAGGCGCGCCCGGCGTAGACCGCAGCCTCCAGAAGGGAGTTGCTGGCGAGCCGGTTGGCGCCGTGCAGGCCGGTGAAGGCGACCTCGCCTATGGCGTAGAGGTGCTTCACGTCGGTCTCGGCGTTCTTGTCGACGGCCACCCCGCCGCACAGATAATGCGCCGCGGGGACCACCGGGATCATCTCCTTGGTCATGTCGATGCCGTAGTCGAGGCAGGTCTGGTAGATGTTGGGGAAGCGGGAGGTGATGTACTCGGCGCCGCGGTGCCTGATGTCGAGGTAGACACAGTCGTCGCCGTGGGTCTTCATCTCGTTGTCGATGGCGCGGGCCACGATGTCGCGGGGGGCGAGGTCTTTGAGGTGGTGGTAGCGCTCCATGAAGGCGGTGCCGTCGCGGCGCTTGAGGATCGCCCCCTCGCCGCGCACCGCCTCAGAGATCAGGAAGGAACGCGCGTTGGGGTGGAATAGCGTGGTCGGGTGAAACTGCATGAACTCCATGTTGGCGATGGTGGCGCCGGCGCGGTAGGCCATGGCGACCCCGTCGCCGCTGGCGATGTCGGGGTTGCAGGTATAAAGGTAGACCTTGCCCGCCCCTCCCGAGGCCAAAAGGGTGATGCGGGAGGTGAAGGTCTTCACGACCCCTGCCTTCACGTCGAGGACGTGGGCACCCAGGCAGCGGTCCTGGTCGACCTTCTTCTTGAGCACCTTCGACTCGGTGATCAGGTCGATGGCAGCATGGTTCTCGTAGATGGTGATGTTGTCGTGGGCGTGGGCCGCCTCGACCAGCGCGCGCTGGATCTCGCGGCCGGTGATGTCGGCTGCGTGCAGGATGCGCCGCTGGCTGTGCCCCCCCTCGCGGGTGAGGTCGTAGGCCTCGCCGCTGGTGCTCTTGGTGAACTTGACCCCCCATTCGATGAGGTTCGCGATCACCTGCGGCCCCTCCTCGACCACGAGGCGCACCACGTCTTCGTGGCAGATGCCGGCGCCCGCTACCAGGGTGTCCTGCACGTGGGCGTCGAAGGAGTCCTCGTTGGAGGAAACCGACGCGATCCCCCCCTGGGCATAGTTAGTAGCGGTCTCCGCTATATCCCGTTTGGCGAGCAGGGCGACCGTACCGTGAGCCGCCGCCTGCAGCGCGAAGGAAAGCCCCGCGATGCCGCTGCCAATGACCAGAAAATCACTTTGCACCTTCATAACTCCCCCACTAGCCGGGATCCGGCCGTTTCATTGGAAAACCCGCAAATTATTGATCTCCGCGCCATTTTTGTCAAGACTTTTGACAGGTTATCGGCGCCGGGCTTCACATTAGACCTTGAATTATCATGCTTATTGGTCTATATTTCCGGTGGCTGAATTCTCTCACCCATTAGAAAAGGAAGGTCATGCCCTGTAGTTCAAAGCAACTGCTTTTTGCGGGGTTGGCGACGGTGCTGGCGCTCTCATGCGCCCCCCTCGCCCCGGCCCGTGCCGACATATACCGTTACGAGGCTCCCGACGGGACCCTGCACTTCACCGATGCACCTACCGACAAGCGGTTCAAGGTGTTCATGAGGGACATAAAGAAGGACAAGAAGCTAAGGACCGCCTTCAAGCTCCCCGGCTACGCCAGGAACCCCGCAGAATTCGAGCCCATAATCAACTCCTGCTCCCGCGAGTTCGGCGTCGACAGCTCGCTGGTAAAAGCCGTGATCCACGCCGAATCGGGGTACAACCCCTCCGCCGTCTCCGCCAAGGGGGCCCAGGGGCTGATGCAGCTGATGCCCAAGACCGCCCAGGGGCTCAAGGTCTCGGACTGCTTCAACCCCTCCGACAACATCCGCGGCGGGGTGCGCTACCTGAGGTTCCTCCTGGACACCTTCAAGGGGGACGAGTCGCTGGCCCTGGCCGCCTACAACTCGGGGATGGGCTCCGTCGCCAAGTACGGCGGCATCCCCCCCTTCAAGGAAACCCAGAGTTACGTGGCGAAGGTTTTGAGTTACCGCAACAATTACAAATAGCGAAAAGGCTGACAGCATGTCCTCCCCCCCCCCAGCGAAGATAATGAACATCCCCAACATCCTCACCATGGTGCGGATAGCGGCGATACCGATTCTGTGCATCCTGCTCCTGTCGCCGGAGCGCGAGCCCTGCTTCTGGGCCGCGGCCCTTTTCGCCGCGGCGTCGGTGACCGACTGGCTTGACGGCTACCTGGCCCGACGCATGGGGATCGTCACTGTGTTCGGGAAGTTTTTGGACCCGATCGCCGATAAGTTGATCGTCATGGCCGCACTGATCATGATCCTCCCATTCGACCGGGTTCCGGCCTGGATGGTGCTGGTGATCCTCGGGCGCGAGATGATCATCACCGGCCTGCGCGGCATCGCCTCCACCGAGGGGATCGTGATACCGGCGAGCAACCTGGGGAAGTTCAAGACCATCTTCCAGCTGGTCGCCATCATCGGCCTGTTGCTCCACTACGACTACCGCTGGTTCTTTTCCATCGACCACCCCCTCTTGGTGGTGAACATGCACAACGTCGGCATGTTCTATCTCTGGATTGCCACGGTGATAACTATCTGGTCCGGCGTCGACTATCTCAACAAGTTCGTCAGAGTGATAGCGAAGTAGAAAAATTACCGTTGACACAGAGAAGGTTTCAGGTTATAAACGGGCTCCTTCGATG from Citrifermentans bremense harbors:
- a CDS encoding chorismate mutase, with protein sequence MTIDEIREEIDRLDSELLRIFNERASLALKIGEIKKGLDLPVYDPAREKRIFTRMSAENTGPLDDQAIVRLFERVVDESRRLERIKTVGDH
- the nadB gene encoding L-aspartate oxidase — protein: MKVQSDFLVIGSGIAGLSFALQAAAHGTVALLAKRDIAETATNYAQGGIASVSSNEDSFDAHVQDTLVAGAGICHEDVVRLVVEEGPQVIANLIEWGVKFTKSTSGEAYDLTREGGHSQRRILHAADITGREIQRALVEAAHAHDNITIYENHAAIDLITESKVLKKKVDQDRCLGAHVLDVKAGVVKTFTSRITLLASGGAGKVYLYTCNPDIASGDGVAMAYRAGATIANMEFMQFHPTTLFHPNARSFLISEAVRGEGAILKRRDGTAFMERYHHLKDLAPRDIVARAIDNEMKTHGDDCVYLDIRHRGAEYITSRFPNIYQTCLDYGIDMTKEMIPVVPAAHYLCGGVAVDKNAETDVKHLYAIGEVAFTGLHGANRLASNSLLEAAVYAGRAFHHAVEVLKGGDFHSYPIPEWDSGTATNSDEMVVVSQNWDEIRRFMSNYVGIVRSDKRLARAMHRIELIQDEIEEYYWNFIVTSDLIELRNIATVAQLIVTCAQMRKESRGLNYNIDHPDVDDVNWKRDTFVKKQF
- a CDS encoding lytic transglycosylase domain-containing protein; translation: MPCSSKQLLFAGLATVLALSCAPLAPARADIYRYEAPDGTLHFTDAPTDKRFKVFMRDIKKDKKLRTAFKLPGYARNPAEFEPIINSCSREFGVDSSLVKAVIHAESGYNPSAVSAKGAQGLMQLMPKTAQGLKVSDCFNPSDNIRGGVRYLRFLLDTFKGDESLALAAYNSGMGSVAKYGGIPPFKETQSYVAKVLSYRNNYK
- the pgsA gene encoding CDP-diacylglycerol--glycerol-3-phosphate 3-phosphatidyltransferase translates to MSSPPPAKIMNIPNILTMVRIAAIPILCILLLSPEREPCFWAAALFAAASVTDWLDGYLARRMGIVTVFGKFLDPIADKLIVMAALIMILPFDRVPAWMVLVILGREMIITGLRGIASTEGIVIPASNLGKFKTIFQLVAIIGLLLHYDYRWFFSIDHPLLVVNMHNVGMFYLWIATVITIWSGVDYLNKFVRVIAK